CGCAAGGCCCCTCAAGATCTGTGCCACCTTCCCGTCATCATCTACTCTGCACCCTTCGGAAAGAACCGCCATGGCCACGGCTCGGTACAAAGCGCCCGTGTCAACATACGTATACTCAAGATGCCGGGCCACCTCTCGACTCACAGTGGTCTTGCCAGCGCCTGCCGGGCCGTCAATTGTTATCAAAAAACGTTTCATCAATAGCACTAAAGCACTTCTTTCAAGGCCTCGACAAAACGCTGGTTTTCTTCAGGCAGTCCCACGTTCACACGAATGTAGTTCGGGTATCCATATGCGGTCATAGCACGGACAATCACCCCCCTCGAAAGCAACCTCTCAAAGACCTCATTGGCATCCTGTTTAAGGTTTATGAGAAAGAAGTTGGCTTGGGTAGGGAAATATCTAAGTCCCATCTTACTCACTTGTTCATACAGAAAGTCCAATTCCTCGTGGACCATCCTAATAGTTCTTTCGAAAAAGGCATCGTCGTTCAAAGCCGCCAGAGCGCCAACCTGCGCCAGCATATTGGTATTAAAAGGTTGCCTTACTCGATTAATGTAATCCGCAATATCCTTCTTCATCACCCCGTAGCCAATGCGAAGTCCGGCCAGGCCATATGCTTTTGAGAACGTCCGCAGAGTCACCACCGCTTTTTCTGAATCCAAGTAATCAAGACCTCTTGGACAAACCTCGGCTCGCACAAACTCAATATACGCCTCATCCATCACGACAATCACGTCCGAAGAAATTCGGTCCAGAAATGCCTCAAAGGCATCCCTTGAAACGATTGTTCCCGTAGGGTTGTTAGGGTTGTTTACAAAAACCATACGCGTATCCCCAGAGACACGTTCAGCCATTTTTTCCAAATCCACCGCGAGGTCTTTCAGAGAAACCTTAACAGGTCTTGCTCCAGCAGCCTGCACCATGATCTCATACATCAGAAACGAAGGAGATGGCATAATCACCTCATCGCCCTCTTGAAGAAACGTGCGAGCCAAGAGCTCTATGATCTCATTGGAGCCGTTTCCAAAAACTATCTCACTGCTTGAAACCTGGAGCTTTTCGCCCAACCGCTGCCTCAGCAGGTAGTTGTAGCCATCAGGATACCGATGAAGGTCCTTCAGCGCCTCCTTTATGGCCTCAACGGCCTTTGGGGATGGTCCAATGGGGTTCTCGTTGGAGGCAAGCTTGATAGAACCGCTGGTGCCGTATTCTCGTTCGAGTTCTTCAATTGGCTTGCCAGGCACATAAGCCTTTAGTTTGGCGATATAGTCAGGCACTTTCATAAGAATCACCTTGATTTTCGCTCAAATAAATTCTAAGAATCTGTTGCTATCATAATTTTCCAGACTGAAAAAGAATTTTTCGCAACTAGCCGCGCCAAAGCCAAAAGATGTGAAAACGATTGAAACCGGTATTGAGAGGTTTATCGCTAACCCGTCTCGAATGCTCCAAGGAAAACGCCTTGGGCTCTTGTCAAACCCCGCCGCGGTCGATCGAAAATTTCAGCACAGCCGCAGCTTGATTGAAAACCGTTTCCCCGGCCAGCTTAAGGCTCTTTTCAGCCCTCAGCACGGATTTTTTGGTGAAAAGCAGGACAACATGATCCCTTCCGATAATCTGGTCGACCCGATTCTCAATATACCTGTCTTCAGTCTCTATGGCGTAACCAGAATGCCCACTAAGGCCATGATGGAATACATAGACACGCTCATTGTTGATCTTCAAGACGTTGGGACCCGGGTCTATACCTTCATCTATACCATGGCCTTATGCCTGCAATCGGCTCGTTCTCATGGCAAGCAGGTCATAGTGTTGGACCGTCCAAACCCCCTTGGCGGAATCCTCATAGAAGGAAATTGCTTGAAACCCGAATACAGCTCTTTCGTTGGGATGTATCCTATTCCAATGCGTCACGGCCTCACCATTGGCGAACTGGCCCTTCTTTTTAACAACCACTTCGAAATAGGATGCGAATTGACCGTAGTACCCTTGGCAGGATGGAAACGTGACATGCTTTTCCAGGATACAGGCTTGCCGTGGATATCGCCTTCGCCGAATCTACCCACCCTATCCTCGGCCATGCTATATCCTGGACAAGTCTTATGGGAAGGCACCAATGTCTCTGAGGGCCGTGGCACTACTCAACCTTTTGAGATCTTTGGGGCGCCTTTTTTCGATGTAGGTCGTCTTCAAGAAACGCTGACCAGCAAGAATCTCCCGGGTGTCCACATTCGTCCGCTTGCCTTTGAACCCACGTCCAATAAGTGGACAGGAGAACTGTGTTACGGTTTTCAACTCCATGTTATCAAGCCCAAACTCTTCAGGCCCTACTTCACGACTCTGGTCCTTCTTCAGGCTGTGGTTGCTCTTCACTCTGATTCCTTTCAATGGAAGTCGCCGCCGTACGAATACGAGTTTGAGAAACTCCCCTTTGACGTGATCACAGGAGACCCTGCGGTCCGAAGTGCCATAGAAGCCCTCGAACCTCTGGAAGCTTTGAGAGACGGTTGGGAGGAAAATCTTGCGAGATTTGAGGAAATACGAAGGCCATATTTCCTCTATGAGTAAAGACGTTGGGCGCTTATGTAGGCCTTCCAGAAAAAAAATGAGCCTTTATAAAATACATAAGTCCCGCACAAAAAAAAGTACGGGACTTATGCGAATATATCCTTATTCAGCTTACTTTACTGTAATTATAGCTATTTTTTTGCTTTCTTTTCTTTTTCGCTTTTTAGGTCTTCGACCTCTTTCTTCAGGTCTTCGACCTCTTTCTTATAACTCTCCACATCTTCTTTGTTCACAGCAGGGGTTTCAAAACCTTCGTCTTTGCTTTTCCACGTGTCTTTAAGCTCGTCAAACCCCAAATAAATTGCTAGAGCACCCCCCGAAAGAAGGCCAAAAGGTATAGCTCCCGCCAGTAGCTGCAGGAAGGGTTTCCACCATACTGCCAGACCTATAATTCCTAAAACCGCCGCAGCCGCACCACCGATCAATGTCTTCATCTTACACCATCCTCCTTTTATTCAAATATTTTCTTCTTTGCTCATGTCAATACAAAAATCGCTACATGCTTAACACAAGCTGCAAATCAAATCAAGCCCAAAATTTCAATCAAGGCTTTTTTCGCTCAAAAAGGGATATCACATTATTATTATTCGCATTGTCCTCTCTCTGGTCGGACCCGTCCTCGGACGGCAAAGAATCACGTTCTGGTTTGCAAGCTCCCATGACCCTTTCTAATCTGATCCTGGCGCCGTTCATCGTGAAAGTGTCGCCATTGATATACTCTTCCCGCAGTATCCAAACAGCTTCCACAACAGGAACCTGCAAGATAAGCAACTTGACCTGGTACCAGTCCGCCTTGGAATCGGCGCAGATATCTTCGATGCGAGCAAAAAAGGCAGGGTGCTCTTCCTGGTAAATTAGGACAAGATCTCCAATAGTTGGCATATTAATTTTTCTATATCATACTATTTTCAAATTGACACGAGCAAAATTTGTGTTAATTTTTTGAGGTTATTCATTACCGTCAGTCCACAGGCAGCAATCTCATGAATTTTGTCCAACCCGTCAGGGGTAAAATAAGAAAATGGGTCGATGCATTTCTTCGTAGCCATCATGATCACTACACCTGTAGCCTGCCAAAAGACTGGGGGTGCTTTTCACCGTTATCCTTGATTTTGAAGTCGCTCTTCTCGCACGTTTCCACGAACTCGACGCAAACTGCCTTCTTAAAAACCCTTAAGGACGAATCATTTATTGTCTATGTATCCAAGTATAAAAGCAACTTCGAGTACCTGTTTTATCATATCAAATACAAAAGCGAGGGGCTCCCTTTCCCTCAATTCGGCTTTGATTACACTATATTGATCTGGCAGAGGCTCTCCAGGCTCATTCGCATTGCTCTTGCCCATCTAGATCACCTGCTCCGGCACAAGACTCTGCCCGACCCATATGTCTCAGGCTTTTTCAAACGTGAACTGGAGTCCGGCAAGGCGGCCTTCTTATCTCTGGTAGACCGCAAGGGATTTTACCACCGGTTTGTGAAGGCAAAGCGCGATCCTTTGGAGTATCTCATTGAACTTCAGCACGAGATCTCGCGTCCAATCCATATCATCCCCCAGTGGCTACTTTTCAGCAAGAAACCCCAGGATGTGCCATTAGGCCTTGTGGATATCTTCTTTGGCAGCGAGGAAAATCCCGGACGACTCCGACGGTGGATGGCAATACTGCGCACTCCTCAAAAAGCTTTTGTGGAGACTTCAGATCCATTGAATCTCTTGTCATTTGTCCAGAAAGCGGACAACCAGGAAAGAAGCGCCCAACAACAGGCCTTTGTCCTTAGACAGATGCTTCTGGATCAGATAAATCGTCACCGCCAGAGCATCACCGGACCGGTTCTCAAAACAAGGGTTGAACTAAAAGAGCTGATCCTGAGAAACGAGCGCTTCCAGGATTTCATGAGAGGTTATGCCCAAACCGGCAAAAAAAACCTGGCAGACTTGCATAAGAAGGCGGATGAAGATCTAAATGACATCGCCGCTGATTACAGTCCCCACTTCATTCAGGCCATTAGCATGATCTTCGGCTGGATATGGAAAACCATGTTTGATGGCATTGTCCTCGACATGGAAGGCCTGAACAGAGTGAAAAGCGCGGCCACAAGGGCCCCGATTGTGTTTGTTCCTTGTCATAGAAGCCACTTTGATTACCTCATCCTTTCACACGTACTCATTACAAACAACATGCCTTGTCCGCACGTAACCGCAGGACAGAATCTGGCCTTCTGGCCCGTGGGGACCCTTTTCAGAAAAAGCGGGGCCTTTTTCATCAGGCGGTCTTTTCACGGCGCAAGGCTCTACGCACAGGTTTTTTCAGAATACGTGCGCATGTTAATCCAGCAGGGCTTTAACATTGAGTTCTTTATCGAGGGAGGCCGGAGTCGAACAGGAAAGATGGCTCTTCCAAAGACTGGGCTACTTACAATACTCATAGAGGCTTATAAAACCGGGGCATGTCAGGATTTGATATTTGCGCCTGTCTACGTGGGATACGACCGCCTACTGGAAGAGAGCGCAATCTTAGGTGAGCTGGAAGGACGCGAAAAAAAGCAGGAAAGCTTTGCACAGTTGATCCGTGCGCGAAAACTCCTCAACAAAAGACACGGCCGGGTATATGTTCAATTTGACGAGCCGATATCTCTGAAGGCTTTGGTTTCTGAAGCCGGAAAATCGCTCCAAGATATGGAGCATGCTGAATACCAGGCCTTGGGTCGCAACCTCGCCTACCGGATTATTAATGCTGTTAATCGCATCTCGGTGGTGACATCTCAGGCAATCACAGCCAGCGCCATTCTAAATTATCCCAAGCACAGTTTTACTCAAAGCGACCTTATGACTTGCGTGGAGACATATCTCAATTATCTGATTTTCCATAATGCACGCTTGTCGGAAAACCTCGATGACACCCTCCTTGGAATAAAGAATGTCTTGGCCATCTACAGCAAACGCAAGTTCGTAGAAAAACAAAAGATCAAAGCAAAGGACGAGCCGCCTCCTGCCGATCCAAGATATGTGGCATCTGAGAACAAGCGCATGAACCTGGAATACTACAAAAACAACTGCATCCATCATTTCGTGCCGGCCGCTTACACTGCCTTGGCAATCCTGTCCTATGATGCATTTCAATTCTCCGCATCGGCCCTGCATTCTGACTACAATTTCCTGCAAGAGTTCTTCAAATACGAATTTGCCTATGATGTGGAAAAGACGCCTGAATACATGGTCAGAAAAACCCTTAAGGCCTTCATTGATGACGCTATTCTTATGCCTCATCCCACGCTTCCTGATACGTACAATATTACCTCGGCAGGCCTGCGAAAACTTCTGTTTTTTGCAGGCTTTCTAAAAACCTATTTTGAATCGTACCGCGTCGTCCTTGATGTCCTGAAAGGCTATGGCCGAAGGGAACTGGTCAAGAAAGAGCGCATGAAAAAGATCAGGGCCCTTGGCGATCAATTGTACAAGCAACAGGAGGTTGAAAGAAGGGAGGCGCTTTCTCACATCAACTATGAAAATGGCCTGACGTTTTTCAACTTCAAGGGAATCCGGGGAAACGAAGATCAGCAAGGTATTGAATTCTACAGCCAAGTTATAAGGAAATATCTCAACTGCTTTATGGTTCAGAAGTAGCGAAACAGTCAGTTCGTGCCAATTCAGACCAATATCAAACAGGATGAAGGCGGCTTTTTTCTTGTGACGTTTCCTGATATTTCTTTTCCCGCCACAGATGGAAAAACCCTAAAAGAGGCTCTGGTGGAAGATGAGGTTTTCCGGAGAACCTTCTTCAAAAGATGGATATTCTATCTTTACTGTACGCTTTTTCAGGGAAGGAAAGAGTATACAACAGATCGATTTTGTACATAAAGGCAGGGCAGGAGATTTGATGAACATGGAAACAGCCCCTTTTTGCATAAGCGGCTTGCCCTGCGTCAAAAAAAAATGGTTTACCTTATGCCTGAGCTGTTGCACTGGAGAAAAGCGTAACAGCAGGGTAAGAATGCCTGATAGGTTCCCCGAAGGGCTTATTGAAGGATCGGTCAAAGTCGCAGATCCGCCTCTGGCGTGGATGGGCTGAAGTCACAGATCCGCCGTTTTTCTGGCGGGCTGAGATGCCAAAATGTGAAGTTATTTTTGCGCGAGCCCTAAGATACGGTGGTGGGTAAGACTTTGGCTTTCAGGCTGGCCAGAAGATGATGCACATCGTTAAGAATCATATAGAGAGATGGCACCAGCAGCAACGTTATGCCGGTGCCGAAGAGCACTCCGAAGCCGAGGCTTATGGCCATGGGGATTAGGAACTGAGCCTGGAGGCTCCGTTCCAGGAGCATTGGGGTTAAACCGGCAAACGTAGTCAGTGAGGTAAGGATGATGGCTCTAAATCTCAGGGCACCGGCTCGGGTAATCGCCCCATGGGCGTCCGCCCCCTGACGACGGATCCGATTGGTCGCATCAATTAATACCAGAGAGTCATTTACCACCACGCCGGCCAGCCCGACAATGCCGAACATGCTCAGAAGACTCAGGTTGTGCCCCATAATCAGGTGTCCGAATATGGCGCCGATTATCCCAAAAGGGATGGCCGCCATCACGATAAACGGCTGGGTAAACGACTTGAAAGGAATTGCCAGCAGGGCATAGATGCAAAACAGTGCGATGACAAAGCCCTTCATGACATCAGCCATTGACTCTCTTTGTTCTTTGCCTTCTCCTTCCATGGTGTATCTCAGGCCGAGATATTTATGTTGGAGTTGCGGTAAAAAACGCCTCTCCAGGTCTGTACGCACCTCATTGGCGTTGGTGATCGTCTCGTCCACGTCCGCCGTGACCTTGATCACACGCAGACGCTGAGCGCGCTGGATGGAGGCGTACCCTTGCTCCATCTTCACCTCAGCCACCTGACTGAAAGGAACCTCCAAGCCATCCGGCGTGCGTATGCGCATTTCTTCGAGAGAGCCCAAGGACTTGCGTTCTGAGTCCGGATAACGCACCATGACCTTGACCTCATCCTGATCGCGCTGCAAACGCAGAGCCTCAGCCCCGTAAAAGGCATGCCGGACTTGCCGGGCCAGGTCGTCTAAGGTCAGGCCCAAACTGCGGGCAGCCAGTTTCAGTTTGAGCTGTACTTCTTTTTTGCCCGGGAAAAAACTATCACTCACATCAAATACACCGGGATAAACTTTCAGTTCTTCCTTTAGTTCATCCACCGCAGCTAAAAGCTGATCATGGTCGTCCAGAGATAAGTGAACCTCAACAGGATTGCCGGCGCTAAAAAGCGCGCTCTTGAAGGTGATTTCCTCGGCATCCGGGATCATCCCCGCTTTCTTGCGCCACAGCATGGCCAGTCTTGTGGCACTGACGTCCCGTTGTTCGCCTTCCAGAAGCTCGATCTTGACCTGGGCCAGATGGCTCCCAACCTGCGGTCCGCCAGCCATGGGGCCTTGGCCCCCTGTCTGCATCCCAACTATAGTGATACTGCTTTCAAAAAGTGGCGGCGCCCCGTCGGGACGCTTTTTGTCCTGTTGGGCCAAGGCTTGTTTTGCACACCGTTCCAAATGGGTGGCAATCTCTTTCGTACGTTCCACCGGTGTTCCCGCCGGCATGGTCAGGGAACATGTCAACAGGTCACTCTCTATCTTAGGGAACAAGGTGAACTTGATCCACCCGCCTCTCCACACGCCCAGAGTCAA
The Deltaproteobacteria bacterium genome window above contains:
- a CDS encoding histidinol-phosphate transaminase — protein: MKVPDYIAKLKAYVPGKPIEELEREYGTSGSIKLASNENPIGPSPKAVEAIKEALKDLHRYPDGYNYLLRQRLGEKLQVSSSEIVFGNGSNEIIELLARTFLQEGDEVIMPSPSFLMYEIMVQAAGARPVKVSLKDLAVDLEKMAERVSGDTRMVFVNNPNNPTGTIVSRDAFEAFLDRISSDVIVVMDEAYIEFVRAEVCPRGLDYLDSEKAVVTLRTFSKAYGLAGLRIGYGVMKKDIADYINRVRQPFNTNMLAQVGALAALNDDAFFERTIRMVHEELDFLYEQVSKMGLRYFPTQANFFLINLKQDANEVFERLLSRGVIVRAMTAYGYPNYIRVNVGLPEENQRFVEALKEVL
- a CDS encoding DUF1343 domain-containing protein, producing MLQGKRLGLLSNPAAVDRKFQHSRSLIENRFPGQLKALFSPQHGFFGEKQDNMIPSDNLVDPILNIPVFSLYGVTRMPTKAMMEYIDTLIVDLQDVGTRVYTFIYTMALCLQSARSHGKQVIVLDRPNPLGGILIEGNCLKPEYSSFVGMYPIPMRHGLTIGELALLFNNHFEIGCELTVVPLAGWKRDMLFQDTGLPWISPSPNLPTLSSAMLYPGQVLWEGTNVSEGRGTTQPFEIFGAPFFDVGRLQETLTSKNLPGVHIRPLAFEPTSNKWTGELCYGFQLHVIKPKLFRPYFTTLVLLQAVVALHSDSFQWKSPPYEYEFEKLPFDVITGDPAVRSAIEALEPLEALRDGWEENLARFEEIRRPYFLYE
- a CDS encoding 1-acyl-sn-glycerol-3-phosphate acyltransferase, with the protein product MNFVQPVRGKIRKWVDAFLRSHHDHYTCSLPKDWGCFSPLSLILKSLFSHVSTNSTQTAFLKTLKDESFIVYVSKYKSNFEYLFYHIKYKSEGLPFPQFGFDYTILIWQRLSRLIRIALAHLDHLLRHKTLPDPYVSGFFKRELESGKAAFLSLVDRKGFYHRFVKAKRDPLEYLIELQHEISRPIHIIPQWLLFSKKPQDVPLGLVDIFFGSEENPGRLRRWMAILRTPQKAFVETSDPLNLLSFVQKADNQERSAQQQAFVLRQMLLDQINRHRQSITGPVLKTRVELKELILRNERFQDFMRGYAQTGKKNLADLHKKADEDLNDIAADYSPHFIQAISMIFGWIWKTMFDGIVLDMEGLNRVKSAATRAPIVFVPCHRSHFDYLILSHVLITNNMPCPHVTAGQNLAFWPVGTLFRKSGAFFIRRSFHGARLYAQVFSEYVRMLIQQGFNIEFFIEGGRSRTGKMALPKTGLLTILIEAYKTGACQDLIFAPVYVGYDRLLEESAILGELEGREKKQESFAQLIRARKLLNKRHGRVYVQFDEPISLKALVSEAGKSLQDMEHAEYQALGRNLAYRIINAVNRISVVTSQAITASAILNYPKHSFTQSDLMTCVETYLNYLIFHNARLSENLDDTLLGIKNVLAIYSKRKFVEKQKIKAKDEPPPADPRYVASENKRMNLEYYKNNCIHHFVPAAYTALAILSYDAFQFSASALHSDYNFLQEFFKYEFAYDVEKTPEYMVRKTLKAFIDDAILMPHPTLPDTYNITSAGLRKLLFFAGFLKTYFESYRVVLDVLKGYGRRELVKKERMKKIRALGDQLYKQQEVERREALSHINYENGLTFFNFKGIRGNEDQQGIEFYSQVIRKYLNCFMVQK